Part of the Rothia mucilaginosa genome, GTTCAGGCTCAGGGACGACAGCGTCCTGAGGATCATACGTTGACACGGTCACATCTCCTTTCAAAGTTATCAATGATTGTGGGGTGCTCCCGCTCTGAAACCGCTACGGCTGACAGAGCGGGAGTATGAGGAAGATAGGCGCTCTCCCCTGTGTTCTTTGACGGCTTTCCTTAGCGGCCCAGCCTGCTCAAGCTTCGGATGAAGATACCGAAAATCATCAGGATGACGCCCAGAATTCCCGTTGCAGCTCGAGTGGGGTCATACCCCTGCCCCGTTAAAGCCCTCTGGTTGGTCTTCCAATAGGGCGGGAAGGCTGTGTAGAAAGCAAAGAGAGGAAGAAGGATGAACGTCACCAGCGTCATGTATCCGTTGATCGTGTCGTAAGCAGCCTGGTTTGAAGAGCGGATCGCCCCCTGCAGGAGCGCCCAGATGACGCTCAGGACCAGAGACCCTGCAAAGAACGTAACCACAAAGCGCACCAGCCTTCCGAAGGTAAAGGGACGGCGGCGGGCAAAACGCATGTTCTCTTCAATGTTCCGGTACTTTAGCAGCAAATCGTAGGGAAGCAGATACGCGTCCCGGACCTTTGACAGGCTCGAACGAATCGCCTTCACCTGCTCTTTCGAGTTGATGATGGTTACCCCGTTGTAGATAACGCCGTGGGAGTCTGCCTCCTCCATATGGATGATGGCGTGCAGACGTAACATCTGCGGGTTATCGGGGTACGCGGCAAGTGCGTTATCCGCATCCTGCAAAGCTTCAGCGTGCTGTCCCACATTCCAACGACTGATGATGAAGTCGCTGATATAGTCGGTGTCCTCCGGTTTCAGAGCCATCAGCTGACGGTTGATCCCCATGACGCGCTCGTAGTCTCCGTCGCGTTGAGCCAGGCTACGCTCCATCATGAGGAGGAATTCCTCATGTTCCGAACCGTAACGGCGTGCCTGCGAGATAGCGTGCATGACATCTCGGCGACGGTTATAGTCCCAATCGCCCCACAGGTATGCCGCTGCCAGTTTCTCCCACGCTTCAACGTCGTCGGGACGAATCCTGTGCATTGCCTGCGCGAACTTTACCAGAGAGTTCCAGTTCTCGTTTTCCCAGGCATAGCGCATGTCAGCGCGCAGACGTTCCTCTTTAGAATCTCCGCTCGTAGAACGATACTCCGCAGAAGGTCGGGGTGCGGGTCCTCGACGCTTCAGCGACTCATCATAAGAGGCACGGGCAGAAGGATTCAGCAGAGTCTGCTCAACCCGGTCAAGCAACTCCAGGCGGTCCTCACCCTCACGCGCCTTGGCGCGTTCAGGGTGGCTGGTCAGGAGGCGGTACCGTTTGCGTTGCTCACGCAACGCTTTCTCCACGTCCTCAGCCGTCGCGTTTTGTGGAAGGCCGAGAACCTCATAAAAATTCTCAGTAGTCATAGGTGCTCATATCTCACCGGTGTTTCATCACCGGTGGTAATGGGTAGCGGGAGGCTAGTTCACCTCCATGCCGCCGATCTTGCGCTGCGCCTCCTGCACTTCTTCGGGTCGCAGGTTAGCCACACGCTCAATATTGAAAGAGCCGAGAGAAGCATTCGCGGTCAGGTCAATCACCTCAACACGAACCGTCTGGTCCACGTCGTAGGCGTAGATGACCTTCAGCGGCGCACCCTTCGGGTAGGCGGGCAGGGAAAGCTCACCGGTACCAACAACGGTCACCAGCTCGGGGTCGCGTTCCTCGCCCTGAGTGACCTTAATGTCCAGGGCGTTCTGGCCGTCGAGCAGGGTTCGGGTGTTCTGTTCGTGGGTGCAGGGAACCTTGGTGTTACGCGGAATCACCACATGGTTAAAAGTCGAACCGTCGGCGTTGTAGAGGATAATGCCCAGCGCCTGGCTGGTCACGTCGCTAATCTTGACGCTACCGCCCAGGAAGCCCTCCACGGTAGCCTTGGAGCCAACCTGCTCCGTGCTGACCTCCACGTCGCCAGCCAGGGTTGCCTGAACTGCAGCGCCGAGAGCGACCGCCTCATCAGGGTTGATATCGAGCTCAGGGGTCTTACCGGAGATACTCTCCACCAGGGTTCGAACCGCAGGCATGCGAGTCGAGCCGCCCACCAGCAGCACCTTATCGATATCAGCCCAGGTCAGCTTCGCCGCGCTCAGAACGTCCTCGAGAACCTCCTGGGTACGGTTCAGCAGGCTGACCGTGCACTCCTCAAACTCCTCACGAGTCAGCGGCACACGGTAGTGCTGGCCCTCAGCAGAGAACTGCACATTCGTCTTCGGAACAGTCGACAGCGCCTTCTTCGCAAACTCAGCCTTCTCACGCAGCGCAGCGGTGAGGGACGGGTCTTCCAGCGCGTCCGGAGCGCCCTGCTCCATCAGACGCTTATTCAGGTACTCCATCAGGGCGTTATCGAAATCGAAACCACCCAGGTTACGGTCACCGTCAGTAGCCAGAACCTCAAATTCGGTGCCGCTAATCTTCAAAATAGTGACGTCAAAAGTGCCACCGCCCAGGTCGTACACCAGCACGGTGCCGTTGGCGTCAGCTTCCACACCGTACGACAGGGCTGCAGCGGTCGGCTCGTTCAGCACACGCAAAACATTCAGGCCAGCAATCTGACCCGCGTGGGCGGTAGCGGTACGACGTGCATCATCAAAATAAGCGGGCACGGTGATGACGGCGTCGGTTACCTCTTCGCCCAGGGCAAGCTCAGCGTCTTCCTTCAGACGCTTCAGGATAATTGCAGAAACTTCCTCAGCGGTGTACTGGGTACCCGAAGAAGCATCAAAACGCCAGGTCGGGTCGCCAATAAAACGCTTGACGTACTGGACAATGTCCTCGGGGAACGCTGCTGCCTGGCGCTTCGCCTGCTCGCCAACCAGAGGCTCATCCGCGCCGCCGAAGGACTGGAAAAGCACCACGGAGGGGGTGACGGTGTCGCCTTCTTTGTTGCGAAGCACCTCAGGCACACCCGTAGGACGAACCACCGAAACTGCAGAGTTCGTGGTTCCCAGGTCAATACCAATTGAAATACCCATAAGTCATTCTCTTTCTAGTCGTATGCTTGCTGCGGCAAAATACCGCAGATGTATATGTGAGTTAGCGTTTCTGGTTATGTCTGCGATAGCCGGCGTCCGCGCTACGGCGTCGCAATACCGTTTCAGGGCTACGTCAACGGTTCGGCTCGTTTCAGCCCGTACCACCACGGCACAGGAGGCGCCAACGGAGAGTTCTTCTTCGCACGCTTCACGAAGGACCGGTCATCAGCCCATCGGGCGGGGAAGGCCGCCGCCATGAATACGTACGGGAACAAGATGACCTGTACAAGGTCCTTGATCCACACAGATACCGCGATGTCAGCCGGAATTGCGCTCAAACCAAGTAGCTCCACAAGCTGCGGAAGGAAAAGGTAATTCGCAAGGAAAAGAGTGACCATAGCCCCCATGAGGGTCAGGCGGCTTCTGCGTCGTCGGGCGGCAGCTACAGCTCCACGAATCTCCTGAACAGCCTGCTCAAGTTCAGCAAAACCGTTCAGAGGCAACCTCTTCAGCTGGGACAAACGCAACTGGGCTAAACGAACCTGGGCGGAACTCACCAGCAGGCCCAGCGGCGAGCGCGATGCAGCGTACGGGTTGGGCCCGGCAAAACCGCCGTACGTGCAACGATAGACGTCGTACAGCAGAGCCCATGCGTACGCCTGAACGATCGCCGCGTCACGGCGACCGGACTTGTACTCTTCACGCGCTTCACGTATCGCCTCTCGGGTATGCCCCGCCCCGGCCTGCTGCACTATCGCCTGTGCTGCTTCCAGCTGCTGGGGGTCCGAGTCCCGCCTCTCGAGCTGAGGAAGGATGCGGTACGGGATCCTCCAGGGCTCGTTCGGAGCGGGGGTACGTTGAGCCGGAGCTTCTTTCTTCGGCCTCTGCTTCTTTCGAGGCGCCTTACGCTTCTTCGGCTTTTCAGGCTTCTGACGCTGCTGAGAAGGCTCAGGTGCAGTAGGGGCAACCGGAGGCTGGTTAGGAACAGCTTGAGTCGGAGGCGTCGTCGCCGAAGGATGCGGCGCATCCGGCGCGTCAGGCACACGCTGACGCAAACGCTCTAGCTCCCGCTCGTGCTCTTGCTCCTTGCGGCGCATCTCCTGCCGCAAACGTTCCATCTCACGCCGCATCTGCTCGGCCTGTTGCTGAGCATCAAGGGTCTGCCGTTGCAGGTCCTCATTCGGCTGAACAGGTACAGTTTGTTCAGCCCCTGCACTTCCACCGGCGGAAGCTGCCGGGGAGCTCTGAAGATTCGCGTCGTAGGCCGCACGAGACTGCTGATCCAGCAGATGCTTCTCTGCCTCAGCAATCAGCTGCATCAGTCGTTCGCTCTCGTGACGCTTTTCTGCGTTCGGGTGATTCGCGCGTGCCCGGGCAGAACGACGCTTCTGAACGATTGCCTCACGCACCTGTGCTTCGGTTGCGTTCGGTTCAATCTCCAGGATTTCGTAGTAATTCTGCATGACGATAGCTAGTCCTCATCGCTTTCTCGTCGGTCTTCGTAGACGTTTTACGGACGGTTTATGTAGGGGTGCTTGAGGCCCGGTACCGAGCCTCAAGCTATAGGGTTGTTCTTCCGCCCCGACAGGTATGTGGCTACCCGTCACCTACATGATGGTCATGCCCCCAATGCGTTTCTTCGATTCCTCCACCTGAGCTTCCTTCAAATTGGACACTCGCTCGATGCTGAACGTGCCCAGAAGAATGCCGGAGGTCAAGTCCTTCACCTCCGCTTGGATAATCTGATCACGATCGTAGCTGTAGGTGATGGATAGCGGTGCGCCCTTGGGATAAGGCGGCATGCGAAGGGTTGCTTCACCTACGAGAGTGACAAAATCCGGATCCTTGTCATCACCTTGAGTGACACGGATTTCAACCTCGCTCTGGTAATCGCACACAGTCTTTACGGTTGTCGTCTCACTCGCAGGCAAGGGAGTATTACGGGGAATGATAATGCTGTTGAATTCTTCCTTATCGTCTTCATCCAACACCAGCACACCCAGTCCCTGACTTGTCACGTCCTGCACACGCACCGGAGCACCGATGTAGCCTTCGACTGCTGAGCGTCCGCCGAGGTATCCGACGGTCTCCTGGCTTTCCGGCGCCAGAAGTGCCGCCTGTACCGCGGCTCCGAGGGCCACAGCTTCATCGGGGTTGATGCTCGTGTCAGGTTCTTTTCCGCTCAGGGTCTTGAGCATTGCGCGCACGGCAGGAACACGGGTAGATCCACCGACCAGAAGCACCCGGGAGATATCTGACCAGTTCAGACGCGCTGATTCCAGAGTGTCGATGACCAGGTCACGCGTACGGCGCAGAAGACGCTCAATGCGTCGTTCAAACTCAGCTCGTTCAATAGTGACGCGGTACGAGGCGTTCCCGGCAACAATCTGCACGGTAGCAGTTGGTGCCGAAGACAGGGTCTTCTTCACCTGTTCCGCCTGCTCACGCACCACGTTAAGAGTGTTCAGGTCGTCGAGGCAGCTGGGGCCTCCCTGTGAACGGACCCGCTCATCAATCATGAGCTGCAGTTCGCTGTCGAAGTCATAACCGCCCAGTCGGCGGTCACCGTCCGTCGCCAGAACCGTGAAATCACCGCCTGAAACGTTCAGGATGGTCACGTCAAAGGTGCCGCCGCCCAGATCGTACACCAGGACAGTCTCGTGGGTGTTACCCCTGGTAGAGACACCGTAGGCGAGCGCCGCAGCCGTGGGCTCGTTCAGCACGCCCAGCACGTTGAGCCCAGCAATTTCGCCGGCGTGGCGGGTCGCTAGGCGGCGTGCATCGTCAAAGTATGCAGGCACGGTGATTACCGCGTCCGTGACGGGGACATTCATCTGCATCTCGACGTCTTCTTTCAAACGACGCAGAATCATTGCGGAGATTTCCTCCGAGGTGTAGCTGGAACCCGTAGCCGAGTCGAAACGCCAGCTGGACTCGCCCATATACCGCTTAACGTGCTGAGCGACATCTGAACCAACACGGCTTGCGTGTTGCTTTGCTTGAACGCCAATCAGGGGCTCGTCACCAGCACCGTAGTCCTGCAGCAGGACTACAGAGGGGGTCGTATTTGCCCCATCGCGGTTTCGCACAATCCGCGGCACGCCGGTGGGATCCACCACAGCAGCAGCGGAGTTGGTTGTGCCCAGGTCAATTCCGATGGCAATTCCCATCGTTTTTCTCCATCCCTCGTCGAGTAGTGTTTTTCACGGAACGCCGCATCTCTGAGGCTCCGTATAGGTTGGCTCCGTATAGGTTTAGAAGGTCGTATATGAGTCCCTATTCATGAACGCACCGTGACCAGTTGTGTAGTCCCAGCAGGTCACGCCCTTTTCCGTCGCGCCACAGACAATGTTCCCGCTGTACACGCTGGTGTTATACAGCAGCACAGCGTCAGTCTGGGTAAAGGTTTCAGGGGTTTCGTGAGAGGTCAGGCGTGCTTCTTCTGCGGTGAAATCGATCCACCAGAGGGGCTCGCCATCGGCTGCTACTCCGTAGGGCTTATCGTCGTAGTAGTTCACGATTCCACACCCAAATTTTCCGTCGATATTCTGGCAAATAATATTGCCTGTCGGAGAGCGGAAAATCGGAGCGGTCAGCCCGTTACGGGTCGTTGAAGAAAGCAGCTCAACAGCACCGGAGGGGATGCGCTTCTCCCCTGCTCCGGGGTATGCATCGGCAGGGATTTTCCCCTTCTTGGGGGTGCTCGAGGAGCTGAGCTGGATGCCCCGGAATAGGTTCTCTACGAATCCTCCGCCGCTACCATCGGGGTGTGTGTACCCCCAGATGTTTCCGCATCCGGTCAGCAGGCAGGCTAGAGTAATGGCCAGCGTGGCACCCACGCCACGGCGAGGCTGCTTCTTCTTGTTGTCAACGTTCATTGTTCTTCCTTCCTGCGAGCCTTCCTGTAAGGGCTCCCGTAGAGCCCGGCTAGTGTGCCGGGCTCTACGACTGGCAAACGGTACGGCTGGCAAACGGTTACGCGCCCCAGGGTAGTACCCCGCGGCGGGCCTTCGTCAGAGCGTCACGTGCATCCGGGTCGGTTTCCATCTTTTCTTCAAATGCTCGGTACTGGTCGAGCACCATTGCGTCAATGACTTCACGTTCACGCGAGCCGAAGATGGGAGTAGGTAGCTGCTCTTCCAGGCGGCGAAGGACTGCCTGAGAAATAAGCATGGTGCCTTCCGTCTTGTAGAGGTAGGGCAATGCGTAGCCCACGCGGAGTACCGTCACCGGCAGTCCCCATTCGTAATGAATGGTGAAGGCGAGGTTCTCGGTCTGCTCAGCGACCTCATGGTCGAACGTACCGCTCTGGAATTTTGCCGGATGCGATACATCGTAGGGCGCGCCGGGTTCGCATTCTACGCATCGACGGTAATACTCCGAGAGAGGGATTGGCTGCTCGTAGAGCTTGCCGTCGGTGCGGTAGGTTGCGGTCGAGCAGGGGGTCTGCTCGTATCGTTCGTCGTAGTCCAGCGCGCCGGTCTCAAGAATGATAACCTTCGGGTTGTACGCGCTAAGTTGCGTCAACAGGCTGTTGAGGGCTTCGTCCCGCTGGATATCAGGCACCTGCCCGTAAACAAGCACGAGGTGATGGTCAGGGG contains:
- a CDS encoding J domain-containing protein, with product MQNYYEILEIEPNATEAQVREAIVQKRRSARARANHPNAEKRHESERLMQLIAEAEKHLLDQQSRAAYDANLQSSPAASAGGSAGAEQTVPVQPNEDLQRQTLDAQQQAEQMRREMERLRQEMRRKEQEHERELERLRQRVPDAPDAPHPSATTPPTQAVPNQPPVAPTAPEPSQQRQKPEKPKKRKAPRKKQRPKKEAPAQRTPAPNEPWRIPYRILPQLERRDSDPQQLEAAQAIVQQAGAGHTREAIREAREEYKSGRRDAAIVQAYAWALLYDVYRCTYGGFAGPNPYAASRSPLGLLVSSAQVRLAQLRLSQLKRLPLNGFAELEQAVQEIRGAVAAARRRRSRLTLMGAMVTLFLANYLFLPQLVELLGLSAIPADIAVSVWIKDLVQVILFPYVFMAAAFPARWADDRSFVKRAKKNSPLAPPVPWWYGLKRAEPLT
- a CDS encoding Hsp70 family protein, whose translation is MGISIGIDLGTTNSAVSVVRPTGVPEVLRNKEGDTVTPSVVLFQSFGGADEPLVGEQAKRQAAAFPEDIVQYVKRFIGDPTWRFDASSGTQYTAEEVSAIILKRLKEDAELALGEEVTDAVITVPAYFDDARRTATAHAGQIAGLNVLRVLNEPTAAALSYGVEADANGTVLVYDLGGGTFDVTILKISGTEFEVLATDGDRNLGGFDFDNALMEYLNKRLMEQGAPDALEDPSLTAALREKAEFAKKALSTVPKTNVQFSAEGQHYRVPLTREEFEECTVSLLNRTQEVLEDVLSAAKLTWADIDKVLLVGGSTRMPAVRTLVESISGKTPELDINPDEAVALGAAVQATLAGDVEVSTEQVGSKATVEGFLGGSVKISDVTSQALGIILYNADGSTFNHVVIPRNTKVPCTHEQNTRTLLDGQNALDIKVTQGEERDPELVTVVGTGELSLPAYPKGAPLKVIYAYDVDQTVRVEVIDLTANASLGSFNIERVANLRPEEVQEAQRKIGGMEVN
- a CDS encoding Hsp70 family protein, whose translation is MGIAIGIDLGTTNSAAAVVDPTGVPRIVRNRDGANTTPSVVLLQDYGAGDEPLIGVQAKQHASRVGSDVAQHVKRYMGESSWRFDSATGSSYTSEEISAMILRRLKEDVEMQMNVPVTDAVITVPAYFDDARRLATRHAGEIAGLNVLGVLNEPTAAALAYGVSTRGNTHETVLVYDLGGGTFDVTILNVSGGDFTVLATDGDRRLGGYDFDSELQLMIDERVRSQGGPSCLDDLNTLNVVREQAEQVKKTLSSAPTATVQIVAGNASYRVTIERAEFERRIERLLRRTRDLVIDTLESARLNWSDISRVLLVGGSTRVPAVRAMLKTLSGKEPDTSINPDEAVALGAAVQAALLAPESQETVGYLGGRSAVEGYIGAPVRVQDVTSQGLGVLVLDEDDKEEFNSIIIPRNTPLPASETTTVKTVCDYQSEVEIRVTQGDDKDPDFVTLVGEATLRMPPYPKGAPLSITYSYDRDQIIQAEVKDLTSGILLGTFSIERVSNLKEAQVEESKKRIGGMTIM
- a CDS encoding tetratricopeptide repeat protein encodes the protein MTTENFYEVLGLPQNATAEDVEKALREQRKRYRLLTSHPERAKAREGEDRLELLDRVEQTLLNPSARASYDESLKRRGPAPRPSAEYRSTSGDSKEERLRADMRYAWENENWNSLVKFAQAMHRIRPDDVEAWEKLAAAYLWGDWDYNRRRDVMHAISQARRYGSEHEEFLLMMERSLAQRDGDYERVMGINRQLMALKPEDTDYISDFIISRWNVGQHAEALQDADNALAAYPDNPQMLRLHAIIHMEEADSHGVIYNGVTIINSKEQVKAIRSSLSKVRDAYLLPYDLLLKYRNIEENMRFARRRPFTFGRLVRFVVTFFAGSLVLSVIWALLQGAIRSSNQAAYDTINGYMTLVTFILLPLFAFYTAFPPYWKTNQRALTGQGYDPTRAATGILGVILMIFGIFIRSLSRLGR